The following coding sequences lie in one Apium graveolens cultivar Ventura chromosome 1, ASM990537v1, whole genome shotgun sequence genomic window:
- the LOC141712407 gene encoding uncharacterized protein LOC141712407 translates to MEPGTYCWDEEILQDIFNERDVQLIRSIPNPLQRNEDSWFWIMEESGLFSVKSCRRIQGQQNWVHTDFWKKVWSLELPGKVINFIWRVCKSCLPTVAHVVFDCLFARSVWARVGMMEVKCDGYEENAIDILQQLDFGGHATTLNMMYEWKQNCLEKFKQKVVSNVSARKWYVPQQGWMKVNVDAAVFMEQGYTGIGSVIRNEHGEFVRARNQRLEVL, encoded by the exons ATGGAGCCGGGTACTTACTGCTGGGATGAGGAAATATTACAGGATATCTTTAATGAGAGAGATGTCCAGTTAATCAGAAGTATACCAAATCCATTGCAGCGTAATGAGGACTCTTGGTTCTGGATAATGGAGGAATCTGGTTTGTTTTCTGTAAAAAGTTGTAGACGTATTCAAGGCCAACAAAATTGGGTACATACGGATTTCTGGAAGAAAGTGTGGTCGTTAGAGTTGCCAGGAAAGGTCATCAACTTCATATGGCGAGTGTGTAAGTCTTGCTTGCCAACGGTGGCTCATGTTGTATTTGATTGCTTATTTGCAAGATCGGTCTGGGCAAGGGTAGGAATGATGGAGGTGAAGTGTGATGGGTACGAAGAAAATGCCATTGATATTCTCCAGCAACTG GATTTTGGGGGACACGCAACGACGCTGAATATGATGTATGAATGGAAGCAAAACTGCCTGGAGAAGTTTAAGCAGAAAGTTGTGAGTAATGTAAGTGCCAGGAAATGGTACGTACCTCAGCAAGGGTGGATGAAAGTAAACGTTGATGCTGCTGTGTTTATGGAGCAAGGATACACTGGGATAGGAAGTGTCATCCGTAATGAGCATGGTGAGTTTGTTCGAGCAAGAAACCAGAGATTGGAAGTACTGTAA
- the LOC141672401 gene encoding U4/U6 small nuclear ribonucleoprotein Prp31 homolog, translated as MATVADSFLADLDELSDNEEDILDEDNVEADNMEEDVDGELADIEALNYDDLDNVSKLQKTQRYIDIMQKVESALEKGSEVSMQGVVLEDDPEYQLIVDCNALSVDIENEIIIIHNFIRDKYRLKFPELESLVHHPIDYARVVKKIGNEVDLTLVDLEGLLPSAIIMVVSVTASTTSGKPLLAEDLQKTVEACDRALTLDSAKKKVLDFVEGRMGCIAPNLSAIVGSAVAAKLMGTAGGLSALAKMPACNVQLLGAKRKNLAGFSSATSQFRVGYIEQTEIFQGTPPALRMRACRLLASKSTLAARVDSTGGDATGGVGRAFREEIRKKIDKWQEPPPAKQPKPLPVPDSEPKKKRGGRRLRKMKERYAITDMRKLANRMQFGIPEESSLGDGLGEGYGMLGQAGSGKLRVSVGQNKLAAKVAKKFKERSFGGGATSGLTSSLAFTPVQGIELSNPQALANQLGSGTQSTYFSETGTFSKIKRP; from the exons ATG GCGACTGTTGCTGATTCTTTCCTGGCTGATCTTGACGAACTTTCGGACAATGAGGAAGATATTCTT GATGAAGACAATGTCGAGGCTGATAACATGGAAGAAGATGTAGATGGGGAGCTTGCTGACATTGAAGCCCTTAACTATGATGATCTGGATAATGTATCCAAGCTGCAGAAAACCCAGCGTTACATCGATATCATGCAG AAAGTTGAAAGTGCACTGGAGAAGGGATCTGAAGTCTCAATGCAGGGCGTTGTTTTGGAGGATGATCCAGAATACCAGCTGATCGTGGACTGTAATGCGTTGTCAGTTGATATTGAAAATGAAATAATTATCATCCATAATTTTATTCGTGACAAGTACCGCCTGAAATTTCCAGAGCTTGAATCACTTGTTCATCATCCGATTGATTACGCTCGTGTTGTGAAGAAAATTGGAAATGAAGTTGATCTAACCCTTGTTGATCTAGAAGGACTATTGCCCTCAGCTATCATTATGGTTGTTTCAGTTACGGCGTCAACCACAAGTGGAAAGCCACTGCTAGCTGAAGATCTCCAGAAGACTGTTGAGGCTTGTGACAGGGCTCTTACATTGGATTCAGCAAAGAAAAAGGTTCTTGATTTTGTAGAGGGTAGAATGGGATGTATTGCTCCAAACCTTTCTGCTATAGTTGGTAGTGCTGTCGCTGCGAAATTGATGGGCACCGCTGGTGGTTTATCGGCACTGGCTAAGATGCCAGCATGCAATGTTCAGCTTCTGGGTGCCAAGAGAAAGAATTTAGCAGGATTCTCAAGTGCGACTTCTCAGTTTCGTGTAGGATACATTGAGCAAACAGAAATTTTTCAGGGCACGCCCCCTGCTTTAAGAATGCGTGCCTGTCGTCTTTTGGCTTCAAAATCTACACTTGCGGCACGTGTGGATTCTACTGGAGGAGATGCAACTGGGGGAGTTGGAAGGGCTTTCCGCGAGGAGATACGTAAGAAGATCGATAAGTGGCAAGAACCTCCTCCTGCAAAGCAACCAAAACCACTTCCAGTTCCTGATTCTGAGCCGAAAAAGAAGAGAGGTGGTCGTAGATTAAGGAAAATGAAAGAAAG ATATGCTATAACAGACATGCGCAAGCTAGCAAACAGGATGCAGTTTGGGATACCAGAAGAGAGCTCTTTGG GGGATGGTCTTGGGGAAGGATATGGAATGCTTGGTCAGGCTGGAAGTGGGAAGTTGCGTGTATCAGTTGGTCAGAACAAGCTTGCTGCTAAAGTTGCCAAAAA GTTTAAGGAGAGGAGCTTTGGTGGCGGCGCTACCTCAGGACTGACTTCGAGTTTGGCCTTCACACCTGTTCAG GGAATTGAGCTCTCTAATCCACAGGCTCTAGCTAATCAGCTGGGTAGTGGAACACAAAGCACCTACTTCTCTGAAACAGGAACTTTTTCGAAGATAAAGAGACCTTGA